The following are encoded in a window of Mycolicibacterium tusciae JS617 genomic DNA:
- a CDS encoding acetyl-CoA hydrolase/transferase family protein — protein MPEELTAEQAAARLQTADTLGMALGPGQPPAFMRALGERDDWTDLRVYGALIAVLTELFARKGVHYLSGFFGPLERALRDGGADIEFTPADFRRFAPLLERQRPRVMTTVATPPDADGWCSLSLHAGGTIGELHRAGADPDRLLVVEVSDAYPRTFGLRGSNEFRHAVHVDEIDILVRSTDEPLALPEGEPTDADEAIARHAVEFVPSGATLQTGIGSIPNQIATLLAEGDGGDYGLHSEMFTDGCMRLHQAGKISNARKGQFDGVSVTTFAFGSPELYAWLDGNSDVAFLPVEIVNSPEVIAANANMISVNGALAIDIQGQVVADTINGDQFSGIGGAEDFVAGAGLQLSDRSLICLPSTFERDGNLQSRIVPWFGPGAVITTPRHQVDVIITEYGAAELEGKTVAQRGAALAAIAHPQFRDELLAAAERAAKGLSPVS, from the coding sequence ATGCCCGAGGAGCTCACCGCCGAGCAGGCCGCCGCGCGCCTTCAGACCGCCGACACGCTGGGGATGGCGCTGGGCCCCGGCCAACCACCCGCGTTCATGCGTGCCCTTGGCGAGCGCGATGACTGGACCGATCTACGCGTCTACGGCGCGCTGATCGCGGTGCTCACCGAACTGTTCGCCCGGAAGGGCGTCCACTACCTGTCGGGCTTCTTCGGTCCGCTCGAGCGGGCGTTGCGCGACGGTGGCGCAGACATCGAGTTCACCCCCGCGGATTTCCGCCGGTTCGCGCCATTGCTCGAACGACAGCGACCGCGCGTGATGACCACGGTCGCGACGCCACCCGATGCCGACGGCTGGTGCTCGCTGTCGCTGCATGCGGGAGGCACGATCGGCGAATTGCACCGCGCGGGCGCCGATCCCGATCGGCTGCTCGTCGTGGAGGTCTCCGATGCCTACCCGCGCACGTTCGGGCTGCGTGGCTCGAACGAGTTCCGCCACGCTGTGCACGTCGACGAGATCGACATCCTGGTGCGTTCGACCGACGAGCCGCTCGCGCTGCCAGAGGGCGAACCCACCGACGCCGACGAGGCGATCGCGAGGCACGCTGTCGAATTCGTCCCGTCCGGCGCGACCCTGCAGACGGGTATCGGCTCGATCCCCAACCAGATCGCCACGCTGCTGGCCGAGGGGGACGGCGGCGATTACGGGCTGCACAGCGAGATGTTCACCGACGGCTGTATGCGGCTGCATCAGGCCGGCAAGATCTCCAACGCGCGCAAAGGCCAGTTCGACGGCGTGAGCGTGACGACCTTCGCGTTCGGGTCCCCGGAGCTCTACGCATGGCTGGACGGTAATTCCGATGTCGCGTTCCTACCGGTCGAGATCGTCAACTCGCCCGAGGTGATCGCCGCCAACGCCAACATGATCTCCGTCAACGGTGCGCTGGCGATCGACATTCAGGGCCAGGTCGTCGCCGACACCATCAACGGCGACCAGTTCAGCGGGATCGGTGGCGCCGAGGACTTCGTGGCAGGCGCCGGACTGCAACTTTCGGACCGTTCGTTGATCTGCCTGCCCTCGACGTTCGAGAGGGACGGCAACCTGCAGTCGCGGATCGTGCCGTGGTTCGGTCCCGGCGCCGTGATCACCACGCCGCGGCATCAGGTCGACGTCATCATCACCGAGTACGGCGCCGCCGAATTGGAGGGCAAGACGGTTGCGCAGCGTGGTGCAGCGCTCGCGGCGATCGCACATCCGCAGTTTCGCGACGAGTTACTGGCCGCGGCGGAGCGTGCCGCGAAGGGCCTTTCACCCGTCAGCTAG
- a CDS encoding DUF899 family protein: MVDRDKWQAGLDELLVREKAHTREGDAIAAARRRLPMVEVDAHARVVGPAGSVPLLDVFEGRTQLLTYFHMWHDGKPAPEQCEGCTFFTGHAQELSYLHSRDVTYATFCQGTYDESVRYRDFMGWEMPWYSARDAAAILQGRDFGFYACFLRDGDRVYETYWNTGRGTEAGGNSYHLLDLTVYGRQEQWEESPEGWPQPYDPAAGAQFRLGERPTSQWSRIAAGRSDDLSG, from the coding sequence ATTGTCGACCGGGATAAGTGGCAGGCCGGGCTCGATGAGCTGCTTGTGCGGGAGAAGGCGCACACCCGCGAGGGCGACGCGATCGCCGCCGCGCGACGGCGGCTGCCGATGGTAGAGGTGGACGCCCACGCGCGGGTCGTCGGTCCCGCGGGTTCGGTGCCCCTGCTCGATGTCTTCGAGGGACGCACGCAGTTGCTCACCTACTTCCACATGTGGCACGACGGCAAGCCCGCGCCGGAGCAGTGCGAGGGCTGCACGTTCTTCACCGGGCACGCGCAGGAGCTGTCGTATCTGCACAGCCGTGACGTCACGTATGCGACGTTCTGTCAGGGCACCTACGACGAGAGCGTGCGGTACCGGGATTTCATGGGCTGGGAGATGCCGTGGTACTCGGCGCGTGACGCGGCCGCGATTCTGCAGGGTCGCGATTTCGGCTTTTATGCGTGCTTCCTGCGCGACGGCGACCGGGTCTACGAGACGTACTGGAACACCGGTCGAGGCACCGAGGCCGGCGGTAACAGCTACCACCTGCTGGATCTGACCGTGTACGGCCGCCAGGAGCAGTGGGAGGAATCACCGGAGGGCTGGCCACAGCCTTACGACCCCGCTGCCGGGGCGCAGTTCCGGTTGGGGGAACGGCCGACCTCGCAGTGGTCTCGGATCGCCGCGGGCCGATCGGACGACTTGTCGGGTTAA
- a CDS encoding amino acid ABC transporter ATP-binding protein has translation MTEYRVRAEGIQKAFGDNKVLNGVSFEVAQGSATTIIGPSGSGKTTLLRALNALDVPDEGVIRVGEIEIDFSKPVAKDQLRRYRAQSGFVFQSHNLFPHKTVLQNVTEGPVVVQKRPKDEAEAEAAELLDQVGLAEKKDQYPFQLSGGQQQRVGIARALALKPKVVLFDEPTSALDPELVGEVLSVIRDLAVEDWTLVIVTHEIQFARQVSDQVLFTDRGVILEKGPPSEVIGNPSEERTRQFLDRILNPL, from the coding sequence ATGACCGAATATCGCGTCCGCGCGGAAGGCATCCAGAAAGCCTTCGGAGACAACAAGGTTCTCAACGGTGTCTCGTTCGAGGTGGCGCAGGGCTCGGCCACCACGATCATCGGTCCGTCCGGTTCGGGGAAGACGACGCTGCTGCGCGCTCTCAACGCGCTCGATGTGCCCGACGAAGGCGTGATCCGCGTTGGAGAGATCGAGATCGACTTCTCCAAGCCGGTGGCCAAGGACCAGCTGCGGCGCTACCGCGCGCAGAGCGGGTTTGTGTTCCAGTCCCACAACCTGTTTCCGCACAAGACGGTGCTGCAGAACGTCACCGAGGGACCGGTCGTCGTGCAGAAGCGGCCGAAGGACGAAGCGGAGGCCGAAGCCGCCGAGCTGCTCGATCAGGTGGGGCTCGCCGAAAAGAAGGACCAGTACCCGTTCCAGTTGTCCGGTGGACAGCAGCAGCGGGTCGGCATTGCCCGCGCGCTGGCGCTCAAGCCGAAGGTGGTGCTGTTCGACGAGCCGACCTCGGCGCTCGATCCCGAACTTGTCGGCGAGGTGTTGTCGGTGATCAGGGATCTGGCCGTCGAGGACTGGACCCTGGTGATCGTCACCCACGAAATACAGTTCGCCAGACAGGTTTCCGATCAGGTGCTGTTCACCGATCGCGGCGTCATCCTCGAGAAGGGCCCGCCGTCAGAGGTGATCGGCAACCCGTCCGAAGAGCGCACCCGCCAGTTCCTGGACCGGATCCTCAACCCGCTTTAG
- a CDS encoding ABC transporter permease subunit (The N-terminal region of this protein, as described by TIGR01726, is a three transmembrane segment that identifies a subfamily of ABC transporter permease subunits, which specificities that include histidine, arginine, glutamine, glutamate, L-cystine (sic), the opines (in Agrobacterium) octopine and nopaline, etc.), giving the protein MHRLSRSVLALLLLSAVLLTACGSSSTDTSDPIRSAGVLRVGTEGVYPPYSFHDSSQGGQLAGYDVDVANAVAEKLGVQIEFVETPWDAMFAALEADRFDIVANEVTISEERKQKYDLSEPYSISQGVIVTRKDDDSIKTVADLKGKRTAQNPTSNWAEIARNAGAQVESVDGFSQAITVLNDGRVDAVVNDSITVLAYQAEHPEAPLKVTTIPDERGEQAFAARKDSGLLPELNTALDELRADGTLTKISEQYLDVDLSKAGPTSTWQLILDNLWPLARAAIEKTIPLTIISFIVGLALALVVALARLSSNVVVSGLARFYISIIRGTPLLVQLFIVFYALPQIGVKIEPFIAAVIAFSLNVGGYAAEIIRSAIQSIPKGQWEAAETIGLDYVGSLRRIILPQATRVAVPPLSNTLISLVKDTSLASTILVTELFRTAQNVAAPTFEFFALYGTAALYYWIICLALSFAQNRYERRLERYVAR; this is encoded by the coding sequence GTGCACCGTCTATCAAGATCGGTTCTCGCGCTACTACTGCTGTCGGCGGTGCTGCTGACGGCATGTGGTTCGTCGAGTACCGATACCAGCGACCCCATCAGATCGGCAGGCGTGCTGCGGGTGGGCACCGAAGGTGTCTATCCGCCGTACTCGTTCCACGACTCGAGCCAGGGTGGGCAGCTCGCCGGCTACGACGTCGACGTGGCCAATGCCGTCGCCGAGAAGCTCGGTGTACAAATCGAATTCGTCGAGACACCGTGGGATGCCATGTTCGCGGCGCTGGAAGCCGACCGCTTCGACATCGTCGCCAACGAAGTCACGATCAGCGAGGAACGCAAGCAGAAATACGACCTCTCTGAGCCGTACTCGATCTCCCAGGGCGTCATCGTCACCCGCAAGGACGACGACTCGATCAAGACGGTGGCGGACCTGAAGGGCAAGCGGACCGCACAGAACCCCACCAGCAACTGGGCCGAGATCGCACGCAACGCCGGCGCCCAGGTCGAATCCGTCGACGGGTTCTCCCAAGCCATCACCGTGCTCAACGACGGCCGGGTGGACGCTGTGGTCAACGACAGCATCACCGTGCTCGCCTATCAGGCCGAACACCCCGAGGCTCCGCTCAAGGTGACCACCATTCCCGACGAACGTGGCGAGCAGGCGTTCGCCGCCCGCAAGGACAGCGGGCTGCTGCCCGAGCTGAACACCGCGCTCGACGAACTGCGCGCCGACGGCACCCTCACCAAGATCTCGGAGCAGTACCTGGACGTGGATCTGTCGAAGGCCGGGCCGACGAGTACCTGGCAGCTGATTCTCGACAACCTCTGGCCGCTGGCGCGCGCCGCGATCGAGAAGACGATTCCACTGACGATCATCAGCTTCATCGTCGGCTTGGCTCTCGCGCTCGTCGTCGCGCTGGCGCGGCTGTCGTCGAACGTCGTCGTATCGGGGTTGGCGCGGTTCTACATCTCGATCATCCGTGGCACACCACTGCTGGTGCAGCTGTTCATCGTCTTCTATGCGCTGCCGCAGATCGGTGTGAAGATCGAGCCGTTCATCGCCGCGGTCATCGCGTTCTCGCTCAACGTCGGCGGCTACGCCGCGGAAATCATCCGGTCGGCGATCCAGAGCATTCCCAAGGGACAATGGGAAGCCGCCGAGACCATCGGCCTCGATTACGTTGGCTCGCTTCGGCGGATCATCTTGCCGCAGGCCACCCGCGTCGCCGTCCCGCCGCTGTCCAACACGTTGATCTCGCTGGTGAAGGACACGTCGTTGGCGTCGACGATCCTGGTGACCGAACTGTTCCGAACCGCGCAAAACGTCGCCGCGCCGACCTTCGAGTTCTTCGCGCTCTACGGCACTGCCGCGTTGTACTACTGGATCATCTGCCTGGCGCTCTCATTCGCCCAGAACCGATACGAGCGCCGACTGGAAAGGTACGTAGCACGATGA
- a CDS encoding flavin monoamine oxidase family protein, which yields MVQPSTMEADVIVVGAGLSGMIAARKLLEAGLTPLVLEADERVGGRILTQEVMPGVPVELGAQWIGDTHERMFRLAAELGVETFGQYDEGDTSYELVGSGVLRESEFHTRFESELKELELVLRRLDVLAADVPVESPWTAPRALEWDAVTAGAWYDAQGLSPVARNLLEICTVGILAVPTAEVSFLHLLFTIKTCGVTSELFAESEGGAQTTRFIGGTSEIPNRLAALISDRIVLDVPVQLIEHTADSVTVHCRGGLSARGRRAIVAISPTLAGRIMYDPPLPGMRDQLTQRLPNGSSMKAFFIYDEPFWRNDGFNGQLISDIGPARMSNDTCVPGDDHGVILMFLEGDQARTYGRLPEPERREVLTAELVRHFGPKAAKPEFYVDGEWSERQWTRGCYNANHGPHVWTTYGPALSTPIGVIHWASTDTATYWSAYMEGAVDAGERAARAVIAELS from the coding sequence ATGGTGCAGCCATCGACCATGGAAGCGGACGTCATCGTCGTCGGCGCCGGTCTCTCCGGGATGATCGCGGCACGCAAATTGCTCGAGGCGGGACTGACGCCGCTGGTGCTGGAAGCCGACGAACGTGTCGGGGGGCGGATCCTCACCCAAGAGGTCATGCCCGGGGTTCCGGTCGAACTCGGCGCCCAATGGATCGGCGATACGCACGAACGGATGTTCCGCCTCGCCGCCGAACTCGGCGTCGAGACCTTCGGCCAGTACGACGAGGGTGATACCTCGTATGAACTCGTCGGCTCGGGTGTGTTGCGGGAGAGCGAATTTCACACCCGGTTCGAGTCGGAACTCAAGGAACTCGAACTCGTACTGCGGCGCCTCGACGTGCTGGCCGCAGACGTTCCCGTCGAATCACCATGGACAGCCCCTCGGGCTCTCGAGTGGGACGCCGTGACTGCGGGCGCCTGGTATGACGCACAGGGTCTTTCGCCGGTGGCCCGCAATCTGTTGGAGATCTGCACCGTCGGAATCCTCGCGGTGCCGACTGCCGAGGTCTCCTTCCTGCACCTGCTGTTCACCATCAAGACCTGCGGTGTGACCTCGGAACTGTTCGCCGAATCCGAGGGTGGCGCGCAGACCACTCGCTTCATCGGCGGCACCAGCGAGATCCCCAATCGGCTGGCGGCACTGATCTCGGACCGCATCGTGCTCGACGTGCCCGTTCAGCTGATCGAGCACACGGCCGACAGCGTGACCGTGCACTGCCGCGGCGGATTGTCCGCGCGTGGTCGACGGGCCATCGTCGCGATCTCGCCGACGCTCGCCGGTCGCATCATGTACGACCCGCCGCTGCCCGGGATGCGCGACCAGTTGACCCAGCGGCTGCCCAACGGCTCGTCGATGAAGGCGTTCTTCATCTACGACGAGCCGTTCTGGCGCAATGACGGTTTCAACGGTCAGCTCATCTCCGACATCGGCCCTGCCCGCATGTCCAATGACACGTGCGTCCCCGGCGACGACCACGGCGTGATCCTGATGTTCCTGGAGGGCGATCAAGCCCGCACCTACGGCCGCCTCCCCGAACCCGAGCGGCGTGAAGTGCTGACCGCAGAACTCGTGCGCCACTTCGGCCCCAAGGCCGCCAAGCCCGAGTTCTACGTCGACGGTGAATGGTCGGAGCGGCAGTGGACCCGCGGCTGCTACAACGCCAACCACGGCCCGCATGTGTGGACCACCTACGGTCCGGCACTGTCCACGCCGATCGGCGTGATCCATTGGGCGTCAACCGATACCGCGACGTACTGGAGCGCCTACATGGAAGGCGCGGTCGACGCCGGGGAACGCGCGGCGAGGGCCGTCATCGCCGAACTTTCATAG
- the gluQRS gene encoding tRNA glutamyl-Q(34) synthetase GluQRS: protein MSAGRFAPSPSADLHIGNLRTAVLAWLFARSTGRRFLVRVDDLDDRTFTDIAERQLEDLAAIGLTWDGPVEWQTQHSERYDAAITTLADRGLLYECYCSRKDIAQAARAPHAPQGAYPGTCRDLTDTERSDRRAQLGRPPALRLRTDAVTHTVHDLLHGDYTGIVDDFVVRRGDGVAAYNLAVVVDDAAQGIDQVVRGDDLLSSSPRQAYLAGLLGHLEPTYAHVALVLNEDGARLAKRDGAVTLAELGVETAVAQIADSLGYQARTVDDMLPQFDPSTLPREPWIYRP, encoded by the coding sequence GTGAGCGCTGGCAGGTTCGCCCCGAGTCCGTCGGCCGATCTGCACATCGGCAATCTGCGCACCGCGGTGCTCGCCTGGCTGTTCGCCCGCTCGACCGGGCGCCGGTTCCTCGTCCGCGTCGACGATCTCGACGACCGCACGTTCACCGATATCGCCGAACGCCAACTCGAGGATCTTGCCGCCATCGGTCTCACCTGGGACGGGCCCGTCGAGTGGCAGACCCAGCATTCCGAGCGCTACGACGCGGCGATCACGACGCTCGCGGACCGCGGACTGCTGTACGAATGCTATTGCAGCCGAAAGGATATCGCCCAGGCGGCGCGAGCCCCGCACGCACCGCAGGGGGCGTATCCGGGAACATGCCGGGACCTCACCGACACCGAACGCTCCGATCGGCGTGCGCAACTAGGTCGGCCCCCCGCGCTGCGGCTGCGCACCGACGCGGTCACGCACACGGTGCACGACCTGCTGCACGGTGACTACACCGGGATTGTCGACGATTTCGTGGTGCGGCGCGGTGACGGCGTCGCGGCGTACAACCTGGCCGTCGTGGTCGACGACGCGGCGCAGGGAATCGATCAGGTGGTGCGCGGCGACGATCTCCTGTCGTCGTCGCCGCGTCAGGCGTATCTGGCCGGACTACTCGGCCATCTGGAGCCGACCTACGCGCATGTCGCGCTGGTCCTGAACGAGGACGGCGCGCGACTGGCCAAACGCGACGGAGCCGTCACACTCGCCGAGCTCGGCGTGGAAACTGCCGTCGCGCAGATCGCAGATTCCCTTGGTTACCAGGCGAGGACCGTCGACGACATGCTGCCGCAGTTCGATCCGTCGACGCTGCCTCGCGAGCCCTGGATTTACCGCCCTTAG
- a CDS encoding MFS transporter, whose translation MAGVLYAYLFLDDFVLLYPVYTLLFGDNGLSVWQISSLFVIWSVSSLALEVPSGALADATSRRRLLILGPLLTAVAFALWVTAPGYWVFAVGFVLWGLKSALTSGALEALVYEELQRLDAPGKYATLMGRGQVAGVLAAMCSGAVAAPVITSGGFLAVGVASVVVCVVASLVAILFPENRIRSRDEPDLGWTATLTAGLREVRRSCSVRAAVILVAVVASVWGALDEYTPMLIESGGVSAADVSLLMVVIWAGASAGGLAAGRAAHLGSTGLAMLVCAGAVLMAAGALTGYPLGVATLAAAFGVFQCVTVVADTRLQNSITGPARATVTSLAGMSTDVATLAVYVSYAALVGLGGHGGAFALLMLPYLAIACWLGSSRFESARPGHA comes from the coding sequence CTGGCCGGCGTTCTGTACGCGTACCTCTTTCTCGATGACTTCGTGCTGCTGTACCCCGTGTACACGTTGCTGTTCGGCGACAACGGCCTGTCGGTGTGGCAGATCTCGTCGCTGTTCGTGATCTGGTCGGTGTCCAGCCTCGCGCTCGAGGTGCCGTCGGGTGCTTTGGCGGACGCCACGTCACGCCGACGGCTGCTGATCCTCGGTCCGCTGCTGACAGCGGTGGCATTCGCGCTGTGGGTGACCGCGCCCGGCTACTGGGTATTCGCGGTGGGTTTCGTGCTGTGGGGTCTCAAATCGGCGCTGACGTCGGGGGCATTGGAGGCGCTGGTGTACGAGGAGTTGCAGCGGCTCGACGCACCCGGGAAGTACGCCACTCTGATGGGCCGCGGTCAGGTGGCAGGCGTATTGGCCGCGATGTGTTCGGGGGCGGTCGCGGCGCCGGTGATCACTTCCGGTGGTTTTCTGGCGGTCGGGGTGGCGAGTGTCGTCGTTTGCGTAGTGGCATCACTGGTCGCAATCCTGTTCCCGGAGAACCGGATTCGATCGCGCGACGAGCCCGATCTCGGTTGGACGGCCACGTTGACCGCTGGTCTGCGGGAAGTCCGGCGGTCATGTTCGGTCCGGGCAGCGGTGATCCTCGTCGCGGTCGTCGCGTCGGTATGGGGTGCGCTCGACGAGTACACACCGATGCTGATCGAAAGCGGTGGCGTCTCGGCCGCAGACGTCTCCCTGTTGATGGTGGTCATCTGGGCGGGCGCCTCCGCCGGTGGCCTGGCCGCGGGCCGGGCCGCGCACTTGGGATCGACGGGCCTCGCGATGCTCGTCTGTGCCGGCGCGGTGCTGATGGCAGCCGGTGCGCTGACGGGATATCCACTTGGGGTGGCCACTCTGGCCGCGGCATTCGGCGTCTTTCAATGCGTCACCGTCGTCGCCGACACCCGTCTTCAGAACAGCATCACGGGACCGGCGAGGGCGACGGTCACCTCGCTGGCGGGCATGTCGACCGACGTCGCGACGCTGGCGGTCTACGTCAGCTACGCCGCGCTGGTCGGCCTCGGCGGTCACGGCGGTGCCTTCGCGCTGCTGATGCTGCCGTACCTGGCAATTGCCTGCTGGTTGGGCAGTAGCCGGTTTGAATCGGCGCGGCCAGGGCACGCCTGA